Proteins encoded by one window of Roseibium sp. Sym1:
- a CDS encoding glycosyltransferase family 2 protein, translating into MSKLVIQIPCYNEEEELKATLDEIPKTLEGFDEVEIMIVDDGSTDATVEIAREYGGIHVVSLPYHMGLAKAFTVGIETALRRGADVILNTDADNQYCAGSIPDLVQPILDGKAQMVIGARPVRTDRNMSLVKRALQVIGSWVVRQASGTDIADAPSGFRAIHRDAALRLFVYSNYTYTLETIIQAGRKNIPVVSVPVNVNPPTRPSRLVRSNLSYVWRSLTTILRILLLYKPLRSFLALAVVLGLFAGVIGLRFLYFYFMGDGSGHVQSLLAGVALAVIAALSLTVGIVCDIIAANRLLLEDIRYRLLKQELENTDRKE; encoded by the coding sequence ATGAGCAAATTGGTAATCCAGATCCCATGCTACAACGAAGAAGAAGAACTCAAGGCAACGCTGGACGAAATCCCGAAAACCCTTGAGGGGTTTGATGAAGTCGAAATCATGATTGTTGACGATGGTTCGACGGATGCCACCGTAGAAATTGCCCGGGAATATGGCGGCATTCATGTCGTATCGCTCCCCTATCACATGGGCCTCGCCAAAGCCTTCACGGTGGGTATTGAAACGGCGCTGAGACGGGGGGCGGATGTCATTCTCAACACGGACGCCGACAACCAGTATTGTGCCGGTTCGATACCGGATCTGGTTCAGCCGATCCTTGACGGCAAGGCCCAGATGGTCATCGGGGCACGCCCGGTCAGAACCGACAGGAACATGTCGCTCGTCAAGCGCGCGTTGCAGGTGATCGGCAGCTGGGTGGTGCGCCAGGCCAGCGGCACGGACATTGCCGACGCGCCGAGCGGTTTCAGGGCAATCCACCGCGATGCCGCGCTTCGGCTTTTTGTCTACTCGAACTACACCTATACGCTGGAGACGATTATCCAGGCCGGCCGCAAGAACATTCCGGTGGTCTCCGTTCCCGTCAACGTCAATCCGCCTACGCGCCCCTCCAGACTGGTGCGCAGCAATTTGAGCTACGTCTGGCGTTCGCTGACCACGATCCTGCGCATATTGCTCTTGTACAAGCCACTGAGGTCGTTCCTGGCGCTGGCCGTGGTACTCGGGCTGTTCGCCGGCGTCATCGGGCTGCGGTTCCTGTATTTCTATTTCATGGGGGACGGAAGCGGCCATGTGCAGTCGCTGCTGGCGGGCGTCGCCCTCGCGGTGATCGCCGCCCTCTCGCTCACGGTCGGCATCGTCTGCGATATCATCGCCGCAAATCGCCTGTTGCTCGAGGACATTCGATACCGTTTGCTCAAACAGGAACTTGAGAACACCGACCGCAAGGAGTAA
- a CDS encoding ABC transporter ATP-binding protein yields the protein MHRDAAIEISGLGKAYDTRSGPAKRLWNTVVRGGSQAGELWALRDIDLTVTRGESIGIVGLNGSGKSTLLQLICGTTQPTAGSLSVNGRIVAMLELGAGFNPDFTGRENALLSGIAYGLKGAVVQARMQQIEAFADIGDYFDRPVREYSSGMYVRLAFAVCANVDADIMLVDEVLSVGDALFQNKCRRYLDNFKKTGTVLFVSHDTKLVSSVCERAVLLETGRKIAEGPVDTILDLFTRSSGAAPSNEAEKSLGPRGEDTCEALPRPRLDPFWGTNNQIEVGAYNPNALRHGHGGCVITDCYFTADGSSPVRELHGGQHVTLHIEAQAERDVAQPIFGFIFRNERGQNLFGDNTFQAYRSRPVSLRSGQKVVAKLSFQFPYLPAGRFGLSPSLIEGTQRDHSQLDWLEDALVVTVTDSDVRGGEIGFRHFGIRPIGKSVTTSSTPE from the coding sequence ATGCATCGGGATGCTGCCATTGAGATTTCCGGACTTGGCAAGGCCTACGATACCCGTTCGGGACCTGCGAAGAGACTGTGGAACACGGTCGTCCGCGGCGGAAGCCAGGCTGGTGAACTCTGGGCCTTGCGTGACATTGACCTGACGGTCACGCGGGGAGAATCCATCGGCATTGTCGGTCTCAACGGATCGGGAAAGTCCACGCTTTTGCAGTTGATCTGCGGGACGACCCAACCGACCGCCGGTTCCCTGTCGGTGAACGGGCGGATAGTCGCCATGCTCGAACTTGGCGCGGGTTTCAATCCGGATTTTACAGGCCGGGAGAATGCGTTGCTGAGCGGGATTGCCTACGGCCTCAAGGGGGCGGTGGTTCAGGCGCGCATGCAACAGATCGAAGCCTTTGCGGATATCGGAGACTATTTCGACCGGCCTGTCAGGGAGTATTCCAGCGGGATGTACGTCCGGTTGGCCTTTGCGGTTTGCGCCAACGTTGATGCGGACATCATGCTGGTCGACGAGGTCCTCAGCGTCGGGGACGCACTTTTTCAAAACAAATGCCGGCGATACCTCGACAATTTCAAGAAAACCGGGACGGTTCTTTTTGTCTCTCACGATACCAAGCTCGTCAGCTCGGTTTGCGAACGGGCGGTCTTGCTCGAGACGGGACGGAAGATCGCCGAAGGTCCGGTGGATACAATCCTGGACTTGTTCACCAGGTCCTCAGGCGCGGCGCCTTCGAATGAAGCCGAGAAGTCGCTTGGGCCGCGAGGCGAGGACACATGCGAGGCCTTGCCGAGGCCCCGATTGGATCCCTTCTGGGGCACGAACAACCAGATTGAGGTTGGCGCCTACAATCCAAATGCGTTGCGGCACGGTCATGGCGGCTGTGTGATCACCGACTGCTACTTCACAGCTGACGGCTCTTCACCGGTGCGGGAACTGCACGGAGGGCAACACGTCACATTGCACATAGAAGCGCAAGCGGAGCGTGACGTCGCGCAACCTATCTTCGGGTTTATTTTTCGCAATGAACGTGGCCAAAATCTGTTTGGCGATAACACCTTCCAGGCGTACAGGAGCAGGCCGGTCAGTTTGAGGTCGGGCCAAAAGGTCGTGGCGAAACTGAGTTTTCAGTTTCCGTACCTTCCGGCAGGCAGGTTCGGACTGTCACCGTCCCTGATCGAGGGCACGCAACGGGACCATAGTCAGCTTGATTGGCTGGAAGACGCGTTGGTCGTGACGGTCACGGACTCGGACGTTCGGGGTGGGGAGATCGGATTCCGGCATTTCGGAATCCGGCCGATTGGCAAGTCTGTCACAACTTCATCAACACCGGAATGA
- a CDS encoding ABC transporter ATP-binding protein, which produces MSCEVSVKARGLEKRYNLFDTDLGALAGLVAGRDARKHHWALRDFDLDAKAGDFIGIVGRNGAGKSTLLQIIAGILTPDAGTLEIKGRVTALLELGAGFNPDFTGRENVELSAALYGLSSGQITQRIDAITEFAGLNGFMDRPTREYSSGMLAKLAFSVCLHVDADIVIVDELFGVGDFRFRQRATRRLLEFSKDGIVFFVSHNEATVLSLCNRAVFIEDGRKVRDGSTKSVYRAYQRLISRLGAEGETFRESGDVTIGEGSPGNDAFSFAGNKQTAALSGHGFYDRAAPVQGDERGLIASVDLKAPRHADTLVFEGGEHLLLEVHTREIDLRELFIAILLKNAIGQTVCARDTLDFTRQNPDGEGARVFGAEFDFPLPFLPSGDYAFDVAIGREDNSGNWIGYSEAAVEFSVLSRHVSDGLANIAMDDVTISPVDGS; this is translated from the coding sequence ATGTCCTGTGAAGTATCGGTCAAGGCGCGGGGGCTGGAAAAGCGATACAATCTCTTTGATACGGATCTCGGCGCACTGGCCGGTCTGGTGGCCGGACGGGATGCCCGCAAACACCACTGGGCCCTCAGGGATTTTGACCTTGATGCCAAGGCCGGTGACTTCATCGGAATCGTGGGTCGCAACGGAGCCGGAAAATCGACCCTGCTGCAGATCATCGCGGGCATTTTGACACCGGATGCGGGCACCTTGGAAATCAAGGGCCGTGTCACGGCACTTCTGGAACTCGGAGCAGGCTTCAATCCGGACTTCACCGGGCGGGAAAACGTGGAGTTGAGCGCCGCGCTTTATGGATTGAGTTCCGGCCAGATCACTCAGCGGATCGACGCCATCACCGAATTTGCGGGGCTGAACGGGTTCATGGACCGGCCCACTCGTGAATATTCAAGCGGCATGCTGGCCAAATTGGCATTCTCGGTGTGCCTGCACGTCGATGCTGACATCGTGATCGTCGACGAACTTTTCGGTGTCGGTGATTTTCGGTTTCGGCAGAGGGCGACCCGACGACTTCTGGAGTTTTCAAAAGACGGCATCGTTTTCTTTGTGTCGCACAACGAGGCAACAGTGCTCTCCTTGTGCAACCGGGCCGTTTTCATCGAGGATGGCAGGAAGGTTCGGGACGGTTCGACGAAATCGGTATACCGCGCGTATCAACGGCTGATCTCGAGACTCGGCGCCGAAGGCGAAACCTTCCGTGAGAGTGGCGACGTTACGATAGGTGAGGGCAGCCCGGGCAACGACGCGTTTTCATTCGCTGGCAACAAACAGACCGCGGCATTGTCCGGGCATGGTTTTTACGATCGGGCGGCTCCGGTCCAAGGTGATGAACGGGGGCTGATCGCCTCGGTGGATCTCAAGGCACCGCGGCATGCCGATACGCTCGTGTTCGAAGGGGGCGAACACCTGCTGCTGGAGGTTCACACGAGGGAAATCGATCTGCGCGAGTTATTTATCGCGATATTGCTGAAGAACGCCATCGGGCAAACGGTCTGCGCACGCGACACCCTGGATTTCACCAGGCAAAATCCCGACGGGGAGGGGGCGCGCGTCTTCGGAGCCGAGTTTGATTTTCCGTTGCCGTTTCTGCCCTCCGGCGACTACGCCTTCGACGTCGCCATTGGCCGGGAAGACAATTCGGGCAACTGGATTGGGTACAGCGAGGCTGCGGTCGAGTTCTCGGTCCTGTCCAGGCATGTTTCGGACGGGCTCGCCAATATCGCCATGGACGACGTGACCATTTCTCCAGTGGACGGATCTTAG
- a CDS encoding ABC transporter permease — MIKRILHPIATIFFNWDLFSRLLVRDLQATVRGSMLGLAWIVISPLAMVAIYTFVFGTILDSAWTIGNPSPLEVPLIYLTGLIVFGFFMEILLRAPDYIRVHKTYVTKIVFPIELLDWVLVGAAAAKLLVGYLLIVVFATLVTGRVPLAALQLPLVVLPFVIFSTGLAWFISALGTFVRDIGHALIAFAPALMFVSPIFYSVEQVPQGVRWAYGLNPLTFVIETTRGILFFEQGLTLSAYAGYWCAALIVFFFGYWFFGKARRGFADVL, encoded by the coding sequence TTGATCAAACGAATTCTCCATCCGATTGCGACGATTTTCTTCAACTGGGACCTTTTCTCCCGTCTGCTCGTGCGAGATCTTCAAGCAACGGTACGCGGAAGCATGCTGGGACTGGCCTGGATCGTTATCAGTCCGCTGGCCATGGTTGCCATTTACACCTTCGTCTTCGGAACCATACTGGATTCGGCATGGACGATCGGAAACCCCAGCCCGCTTGAAGTGCCGCTGATCTACCTTACAGGGTTGATTGTCTTCGGCTTTTTCATGGAGATTTTGCTGCGTGCGCCTGATTACATCCGCGTACACAAAACCTATGTGACAAAAATCGTCTTCCCGATCGAGTTGTTGGACTGGGTGCTGGTCGGGGCCGCCGCGGCCAAGCTTCTGGTCGGTTACCTGTTGATCGTCGTCTTTGCCACTCTCGTGACGGGACGGGTTCCTTTGGCCGCGCTGCAGCTGCCTCTTGTTGTCCTGCCATTCGTCATCTTTTCAACGGGGCTGGCCTGGTTCATCTCCGCCCTGGGAACGTTCGTGAGAGATATCGGCCATGCCTTGATCGCTTTTGCGCCCGCATTGATGTTCGTAAGCCCCATTTTCTATTCGGTCGAGCAGGTGCCGCAGGGCGTGCGCTGGGCCTACGGCCTCAATCCCTTGACCTTCGTGATCGAAACCACGCGCGGAATCCTGTTCTTTGAACAAGGCCTGACGCTCTCGGCATACGCAGGCTACTGGTGCGCCGCACTGATCGTGTTCTTCTTCGGATACTGGTTCTTTGGCAAGGCGCGGCGGGGGTTTGCCGATGTCCTGTGA
- a CDS encoding glycosyltransferase family 4 protein has translation MDASVKLEQAVIKDLCSLHRPISKIVLEPGEPPVTQMMYLMWMQRPDLRKQYDLNTKKGRRKLRAWYATHGAIELDLVHWLADCAGAPREHPRSYGELARNLIVHFQPLLFLKMVMTLWRWNGPIVRRTEKLGLTIGLHFRDFLVAGAKRLPNVAQLLRTEELIPAPAAGPGRIHPLLNFSVVEGLDVSEIRAADPGLREKGVNIIGYAYGELGLGEDTRTAARALALHDVPVGVVNFDRGLFTRQQDKSAKQWITNECRYRTNLFPMAVNEAHSAILNIGMANYNRRYNIGYAPWELPKWPKAWMNYLDLLDEFWVSTTFTYNALRPFTDKPVCLMPLAVTIDEVAPVKRSDFGLPDDAFLFFFSFDVTSSVHRKNPFATIEAFKRAFPRGDEPVGLVVKVMNLDPLVPNWHRLNEATSGDDRIHFITGTLARPTLMGLVSSCDAYVSLHRAEGFGRGPAEAMLLGKPTIVTGFSGNLDFTKPDNSCLVDYKLIDVLPHEYHFGEGLQWADPHVDHAAEHMRKLAGDREFAEQLGRAAREQIQTHHSAKAAGDRYCVRLNELGLL, from the coding sequence ATGGACGCAAGCGTAAAACTGGAACAGGCGGTCATCAAAGACCTGTGCTCTCTTCACAGACCGATTTCAAAGATAGTTCTGGAACCTGGCGAACCGCCGGTCACACAGATGATGTATCTCATGTGGATGCAGCGGCCCGATCTCAGGAAACAATATGACCTGAATACGAAAAAGGGGCGGCGAAAGCTTCGTGCCTGGTATGCCACGCACGGGGCCATCGAACTTGACCTGGTGCATTGGCTGGCCGATTGCGCCGGCGCACCAAGGGAGCATCCGCGCAGCTACGGTGAACTGGCCAGAAACCTGATCGTCCATTTCCAGCCGCTGCTGTTTCTCAAGATGGTGATGACCTTGTGGAGATGGAACGGCCCAATCGTCCGGCGCACGGAAAAACTCGGCCTGACGATCGGACTGCATTTCCGCGATTTTCTGGTCGCGGGTGCAAAACGTCTCCCGAATGTCGCGCAATTGCTGCGCACGGAAGAACTCATTCCGGCGCCTGCCGCGGGCCCGGGCCGCATTCACCCTCTGCTGAATTTTTCTGTGGTCGAGGGGCTGGACGTGTCCGAAATCCGCGCTGCGGATCCTGGATTGCGGGAGAAGGGCGTAAACATCATCGGATATGCCTACGGCGAACTGGGACTTGGCGAGGACACCCGTACCGCGGCACGCGCCCTGGCGCTCCATGATGTCCCCGTGGGAGTGGTGAATTTCGACCGCGGCCTGTTCACCCGGCAGCAGGACAAGTCCGCCAAGCAGTGGATCACGAACGAGTGCAGGTACCGGACAAACCTGTTCCCCATGGCTGTGAACGAGGCGCACAGCGCCATCCTCAACATCGGTATGGCGAATTACAACCGGCGCTACAATATTGGCTATGCGCCGTGGGAATTGCCGAAATGGCCAAAGGCATGGATGAATTACCTGGACCTGCTCGACGAGTTCTGGGTTTCGACCACCTTCACCTATAACGCCTTGCGCCCGTTCACGGACAAGCCGGTCTGCCTCATGCCACTCGCCGTGACGATTGACGAGGTCGCGCCCGTCAAACGCAGTGACTTCGGTCTGCCGGACGACGCCTTTCTCTTCTTCTTTTCCTTTGACGTGACCTCCTCGGTCCACCGGAAAAACCCCTTCGCGACCATCGAGGCCTTCAAGCGTGCCTTCCCCAGGGGAGATGAGCCGGTCGGGCTTGTCGTGAAGGTGATGAACCTCGATCCGCTGGTGCCCAACTGGCACCGGCTCAACGAGGCCACCAGCGGCGATGACCGGATTCATTTCATCACCGGGACACTTGCGCGACCGACCCTCATGGGCCTGGTTTCCAGCTGTGATGCGTATGTTTCGCTCCATCGTGCCGAAGGGTTCGGCCGCGGTCCCGCCGAGGCGATGCTGCTCGGCAAGCCGACGATTGTGACCGGGTTTTCCGGCAATCTTGATTTCACGAAACCCGACAATTCCTGTCTGGTCGATTACAAGCTGATCGACGTCTTGCCGCACGAATACCATTTCGGTGAAGGACTGCAATGGGCCGATCCGCATGTCGACCACGCCGCCGAACACATGCGGAAACTGGCCGGGGACCGGGAGTTTGCGGAGCAACTGGGACGCGCCGCTCGCGAACAGATCCAGACGCATCACAGCGCCAAGGCCGCCGGCGACCGGTACTGTGTTCGCCTGAACGAACTCGGTTTGCTGTGA
- a CDS encoding fatty acid desaturase: MGTNPYTVFWSAGLVLLQLSIGYVLTNLSWVWVFVAAYLIGAFINHALYVIMHECTHNLVFRNPAYNKVLGIFGDFALLVPSAMAFRKYHLLHHQYLGQYDMDPDVVSRTEGRLVGNSAVRKIVWVFLLGVSQALRPLKIKEVRRVDRWLVANILIVLAVDILIFAVMGPKVLAYLGLSTLIALGLHPVGGRWIQEHYTDGDGQETHSYYGPLNKLCFNVGYHTEHHDFASVPWNNLPKLKRLAPDYYDNLKSYSSWTAVLFRFIFDRSMSTFSRIVHEPRLRAAPGQGASCSSPVSKRNQNLE; this comes from the coding sequence ATGGGCACCAACCCCTATACGGTGTTCTGGTCCGCAGGCCTGGTCCTGTTGCAGTTGAGCATCGGCTATGTGCTCACGAACCTGTCCTGGGTCTGGGTTTTCGTGGCCGCCTATCTGATTGGTGCATTCATCAACCACGCGCTTTACGTGATCATGCATGAATGTACCCACAATCTGGTCTTTCGAAATCCCGCCTATAACAAAGTCCTGGGAATATTCGGCGACTTTGCCTTGTTGGTTCCCAGCGCAATGGCGTTCCGGAAGTACCACTTGCTGCATCACCAGTATCTCGGCCAGTACGACATGGATCCGGATGTCGTTAGCCGCACCGAAGGGCGTCTGGTGGGCAATTCAGCGGTACGGAAAATCGTCTGGGTCTTCCTTTTGGGCGTGTCGCAGGCGCTGAGGCCTCTCAAGATCAAAGAAGTGCGGAGGGTCGACCGTTGGCTCGTTGCGAATATTCTGATCGTGCTGGCTGTCGATATCCTGATCTTTGCCGTCATGGGCCCGAAAGTTCTGGCGTATCTTGGGCTGTCGACGCTTATTGCACTTGGCCTTCATCCCGTTGGAGGACGCTGGATCCAGGAGCATTACACCGACGGCGACGGGCAAGAAACGCATTCCTATTACGGGCCGCTCAACAAGCTCTGCTTCAACGTGGGTTACCACACCGAACACCATGATTTTGCAAGCGTCCCGTGGAACAATTTGCCAAAGCTCAAGAGGCTCGCGCCGGATTACTATGACAACCTGAAGTCCTACAGCTCCTGGACAGCCGTCTTGTTCCGGTTCATTTTCGACAGGTCCATGTCAACCTTCAGCCGGATCGTTCACGAGCCTCGGCTTCGTGCTGCTCCCGGTCAGGGCGCTTCGTGCTCTTCGCCCGTTTCGAAGCGAAACCAAAATCTTGAGTAA
- a CDS encoding LptF/LptG family permease, with protein sequence MTISIVVALDISANIDQVINANPASSGSGNFLHILYYSLLRVSFVSPSVLLFAGVWGIVWAEYSLATSHERIMLFNCGKSYIPSLVPALLVGGLVGLLQFSIAGFVKPATIELESASTHRSYGLKFDRPAQSKAEWISVRNHIIRARVEIAEDVRLNEVSVFTFGQNHKLQRIVRADHALATPQPDLWQFLDGAVTEFPAVAAEDRRKPKMDETRFEVLEIELPLSPLWLENFGVLPILLPQPLLHALIRQGDHVPKAYKYEMAAFERYSSILYCVAMALLTAHLAMTRFKSGMMPYRALSVAAVGFAAYFFLSITLMLGHHGYIPVLIAAWSIPLIATVVGIGAVYAHVRKPGPIA encoded by the coding sequence GTGACGATATCCATCGTTGTTGCGCTGGATATCTCGGCAAACATTGACCAGGTCATAAACGCCAACCCCGCGTCCTCCGGGTCCGGAAACTTTCTTCACATCCTCTACTACTCACTCCTGCGCGTGAGCTTTGTCAGCCCGTCCGTTCTGCTGTTCGCCGGTGTCTGGGGGATCGTGTGGGCAGAGTATTCCCTCGCGACCTCGCATGAGCGCATCATGCTGTTCAACTGCGGAAAGTCCTATATCCCCTCGCTGGTTCCGGCCCTTCTGGTGGGAGGTCTCGTCGGTCTTCTGCAGTTTTCGATTGCGGGATTTGTAAAGCCGGCAACCATCGAACTGGAATCAGCTTCCACGCATCGTTCGTACGGACTGAAATTCGACCGGCCGGCTCAAAGCAAGGCTGAATGGATTTCAGTCAGAAATCACATCATCAGGGCGCGTGTCGAAATCGCGGAAGACGTCCGCCTGAACGAGGTTTCCGTCTTCACCTTCGGGCAAAACCACAAGCTTCAGCGCATTGTCCGGGCAGACCATGCGCTGGCGACGCCGCAGCCCGATCTCTGGCAGTTTCTGGATGGCGCCGTGACGGAATTCCCGGCTGTTGCAGCAGAGGACCGCCGAAAACCCAAAATGGATGAAACCCGGTTTGAAGTGCTCGAAATCGAGCTGCCGCTCAGCCCTCTCTGGCTCGAGAATTTCGGTGTCCTGCCCATCCTTCTGCCGCAGCCCCTGCTCCATGCTCTCATCCGGCAGGGAGATCATGTACCCAAGGCGTACAAGTATGAGATGGCTGCCTTCGAGCGTTACTCCAGCATCCTGTACTGCGTGGCCATGGCGCTTTTGACCGCCCATCTGGCGATGACCCGCTTCAAGTCCGGCATGATGCCCTACCGGGCCCTGTCGGTGGCTGCAGTGGGGTTCGCGGCGTATTTCTTCCTGAGCATCACCCTGATGCTCGGCCATCACGGCTATATCCCGGTGTTGATCGCGGCCTGGAGCATTCCCTTGATTGCAACCGTCGTCGGCATAGGCGCTGTCTACGCTCACGTGCGCAAGCCGGGTCCCATCGCCTGA
- a CDS encoding sterol desaturase family protein yields MLSDKAWSKKYRERHIRTRWALAAAIVDHYAVKMYLAISGVSLLAFAAIGGNVFALPVAILLTLSFYPLVEYVLHRFVLHSKLLYKNAITAPIWRRLHYDHHMDPNNLTVLFASPLTSVPLLVVLAAVPGSVLNLEGLFPAMLATNFLMFTYYEFMHASAHLKLGFQSNWIASHKQSHLRHHFVCESQNYGIGTHVMDRIAGTADTSTHHSSTVRNLGYDDDVAEVYPWVRDGYARDHGSAQGGSGHR; encoded by the coding sequence ATGCTGAGTGACAAGGCCTGGTCCAAAAAATACCGTGAACGTCATATCAGGACGAGGTGGGCCCTGGCTGCGGCGATAGTCGATCACTATGCCGTCAAAATGTACCTGGCAATCAGTGGCGTCAGCCTCCTGGCGTTCGCGGCAATCGGCGGAAACGTGTTCGCCCTGCCGGTCGCAATTCTCTTGACCCTGTCCTTCTACCCTCTGGTCGAATATGTCCTCCACCGCTTCGTTCTTCACTCGAAGCTGCTTTACAAGAACGCCATAACCGCTCCCATCTGGCGCCGGCTCCATTACGATCACCACATGGACCCGAACAACCTGACCGTCCTGTTCGCCTCCCCCCTGACCTCGGTGCCGCTGCTCGTTGTCCTGGCTGCGGTGCCCGGTTCGGTTTTGAACCTTGAAGGGTTGTTCCCGGCAATGCTGGCGACCAATTTCCTGATGTTCACCTATTATGAGTTCATGCATGCCAGCGCGCATCTGAAACTCGGTTTTCAAAGCAACTGGATTGCCAGCCACAAACAGAGCCACCTGCGTCATCATTTTGTCTGTGAATCGCAAAATTACGGAATTGGAACGCATGTGATGGACAGGATTGCCGGCACCGCCGACACATCGACCCACCACTCTTCCACCGTCCGAAATCTTGGTTACGACGACGACGTTGCCGAGGTCTATCCCTGGGTCCGCGACGGCTACGCGCGCGATCACGGCTCCGCCCAAGGCGGCTCGGGCCATCGATAG
- a CDS encoding SDR family NAD(P)-dependent oxidoreductase, with amino-acid sequence MHVAITGATGGLGWEIARHYAKNGCSLSLSGRDEVRLDEISDICRGLGAAVSARKVDVTDARAMDAWLTQADAQHPVDLLIANAGIGGADVVVPEHGESAELARRIVEINTTGTMNTVIPLIPAMTKRKRGRIVIISSISAAIGLPQSPVYCASKAALSVYADAIRRLLRPHGVGVTCVLPGFIDTPMSRSLDLPRPWCWPPDKAAQRIARDVEKGKAHSVFPWQLRYLIGLEKLLPVGLSDLLMQSVTKKGWSGNQ; translated from the coding sequence ATGCATGTTGCGATCACTGGCGCCACGGGTGGATTGGGGTGGGAAATTGCAAGGCACTACGCCAAAAACGGTTGTTCCCTCTCCTTGTCCGGCCGCGACGAAGTGCGCCTCGACGAGATTTCGGACATTTGCAGGGGCCTGGGGGCCGCAGTCTCAGCCAGGAAGGTCGATGTCACGGATGCGCGGGCGATGGATGCCTGGCTCACACAGGCAGACGCGCAGCATCCGGTCGATCTCCTCATTGCAAATGCAGGCATTGGCGGCGCTGATGTCGTTGTCCCGGAGCATGGGGAAAGCGCGGAACTGGCGCGGCGCATTGTCGAGATCAATACCACCGGGACCATGAACACGGTTATTCCCCTGATCCCGGCGATGACGAAACGCAAACGCGGTCGGATTGTCATCATCAGTTCCATATCAGCGGCGATCGGATTGCCACAGTCACCGGTCTATTGCGCCTCGAAAGCAGCCCTGAGTGTTTATGCCGACGCGATCCGGCGATTGCTCAGGCCGCATGGCGTCGGCGTGACCTGCGTCTTGCCCGGCTTTATCGATACGCCGATGAGCCGGTCCCTCGACCTTCCCAGGCCGTGGTGCTGGCCGCCCGACAAGGCCGCCCAGCGGATCGCGCGCGACGTCGAAAAGGGGAAGGCACACTCGGTCTTTCCGTGGCAGCTGAGATACCTGATCGGTCTGGAGAAACTGTTGCCCGTTGGCCTTTCCGACCTGTTGATGCAGTCGGTGACGAAGAAGGGATGGTCCGGCAATCAGTAG
- a CDS encoding phosphopantetheine-binding protein → MSEEAEQPVTATWPVLETPDRLERIIDIIAEDGAIDRALITPEATLETLGLASMDVVMILMGVEEKLNIYLPVDNDLASARNMSEFVAAIDRALEAGEPGEFDQDAK, encoded by the coding sequence ATGAGTGAAGAAGCCGAACAACCGGTGACCGCAACGTGGCCGGTGTTGGAGACACCCGATCGCCTTGAACGTATTATTGACATTATCGCCGAAGACGGTGCCATCGATCGTGCGCTGATCACCCCGGAAGCGACCCTGGAAACCCTGGGGCTGGCGTCCATGGACGTGGTCATGATCCTCATGGGTGTCGAAGAGAAGTTGAACATCTATCTTCCGGTGGACAACGATCTCGCCTCGGCGCGAAACATGTCGGAGTTCGTTGCGGCAATTGATCGGGCGCTGGAAGCCGGAGAGCCGGGCGAATTTGATCAAGATGCAAAATAG